From one Rhodamnia argentea isolate NSW1041297 chromosome 1, ASM2092103v1, whole genome shotgun sequence genomic stretch:
- the LOC115753343 gene encoding B3 domain-containing transcription factor ABI3 yields the protein MQTKQLYGSNRRFSDALFAAPKGEGAMEAEQVVMNSGDPRREMWLEKREEEEENLLNVNEAASVFYADFPLPDFPCMSSSSSSSSTRAPVKATTCSSSSSSSASSSSSAASWAVLKSEDTATDNMGNRTNSRRSNDYNDNGNRIFQHAGEADAPPRALSSTASMEIILEPQPVDLASTDAVGSCIDEMDTFGYMDLLESNDFFDPASIFQSENLLEEDFGNQVPEAKLAEQQNQTQATVAEVGSGNRTGSVSEELGAVLFEWLTENKDDISPDDLRRIKIKKATVENAAKRLGGGREAMKQLLKLILQWVKTNLQKKRLKESASVSASQTPYQYQEPFPHHQNPNPNLSFPPEPNGLHPQSFPLQAQWMGPLPPPYVACPAPMMEVPPPPPGYGPAPGYMGDPMYSHGAPPDHLSGNPFPPEYQMINSAQSWPVSQFSMASQPYDYLENFQPPPQAQGLRGYQHHQYPFQYYNGHGQRVVRLGSSATKEARKKRMARQRRFLSHHRSSHHHHQSNHQGNHQSMAVAAEQHPRLAGETCAIPEAAHQAHNHLGSWVYWPSPANAGPVAAPPPLLAADPVQEARPQNYQRQVAPERRQGWKPENNLKFLLQKVLKQSDVGNLGRIVLPKKEAETHLPELEARDGISIAMEDIGTSKIWNMRYRFWPNNKSRMYLLENTGDFVRANGLEEGDFIVIYSDVKCGKYLIRGVKVRQPEGTKLEAHKRPEKPQRNAHASSSQKK from the exons ATGCAAACCAAGCAATTGTACGGCAGCAATCGGAGATTCAGCGATGCCCTTTTCGCTGCACCGAAAGGCGAGGGCGCGATGGAGGCGGAGCAGGTCGTCATGAACAGCGGAGATCCCAGGAGAGAGATGTGGCTGGAGAAgcgagaagaggaagaggagaattTGCTCAACGTGAACGAGGCGGCCTCGGTCTTCTACGCCGATTTCCCTCTCCCGGACTTCCCGTGCAtgtcgtcatcgtcgtcttcctcctccaccCGCGCCCCTGTCAAGGCAACAACATGctcatcgtcctcctcctcttcggCTTCCTCGTCGTCCTCGGCGGCCTCCTGGGCAGTCTTGAAGTCCGAGGACACCGCCACAGACAACATGGGAAATAGGACTAATAGTCGCAGGAGCAACGATTATAACGACAATGGCAACCGTATTTTTCAACATGCAGGAGAAGCGGATGCCCCGCCTCGGGCTTTGTCCTCCACAGCGTCGATGGAGATAATCCTCGAGCCGCAGCCTGTGGATCTGGCCTCCACAGATGCAGTTGGCTCATGCATTGATGAGATGGACACTTTTGGGTACATGGACTTGCTCGAGAGCAATGACTTCTTCGACCCGGCATCGATATTTCAGAGTGAAAACCTGCTGGAGGAGGATTTCGGAAACCAAGTGCCTGAAGCCAAGCTGGCGGAGCAACAAAACCAGACACAAGCAACCGTGGCTGAGGTGGGCAGTGGGAATCGAACTGGCTCGGTCTCGGAGGAGTTGGGGGCGGTGTTGTTCGAGTGGCTGACGGAGAACAAAGACGACATTTCACCTGATGATTTGAGGAGGATCAAGATCAAGAAAGCCACAGTGGAGAATGCGGCAAAGCGTTTGGGCGGTGGGAGAGAAGCTATGAAGCAGCTGCTCAAGCTCATACTTCAGTGGGTCAAAACCAACCTCCAGAAGAAGCGCTTGAAAGAATCAGCCTCAGTCTCAGCCTCTCAAACACCCTACCAATACCAAGAACCGTTTCCCCACCAccaaaaccctaaccctaacttGAGCTTTCCTCCAGAGCCCAACGGCCTCCACCCCCAAAGTTTCCCCCTCCAGGCACAATGGATGGGACCGCTGCCACCGCCTTATGTTGCGTGTCCCGCCCCGATGATGGAAgtgccgccgcctccgcctgGTTACGGCCCGGCACCTGGTTATATGGGCGATCCTATGTATTCTCATGGAGCTCCTCCTGATCATTTAAGTGGAAACCCTTTTCCGCCTGAATACCAAATGATCAACTCGGCGCAGTCGTGGCCAGTGTCACAGTTCTCGATGGCCTCACAGCCCTATGATTACCTGGAGAATTTTCAGCCTCCTCCACAGGCGCAGGGTTTAAGGGGTTACCAGCATCATCAGTACCCGTTTCAGTACTATAATGGGCATGGCCAGAGGGTGGTAAGATTAGGGTCCTCCGCGACGAAAGaggcgaggaagaagaggatggcAAGGCAGCGGCGATTCCTGTCCCACCACCGGAGCagccaccatcaccaccagaGCAACCACCAGGGCAATCACCAGAGCATGGCGGTGGCAGCGGAGCAACATCCAAGGCTAGCGGGGGAGACCTGCGCCATTCCAGAAGCTGCTCATCAAGCTCATAACCACCTGGGAAGCTGGGTGTATTGGCCGTCCCCAGCTAATGCTGGGCCGGTGGCCGCGCCACCACCCCTTCTTGCAGCGGATCCGGTGCAGGAGGCTCGCCCTCAGAATTATCAGCGGCAGGTGGCGCCAGAGAGGCGGCAG GGTTGGAAGCCAGAGAACAATCTGAAGTTTCTTCTTCAGAAAGTGTTGAAACAGAGCGATGTCGGGAATCTAGGCCGGATTGTTTTGCCAAAG AAAGAAGCTGAAACCCACCTGCCGGAGCTGGAGGCGAGGGACGGGATCTCCATAGCCATGGAAGACATTGGGACCTCCAAAATCTGGAACATGCGTTACag ATTCTGGCCAAACAACAAAAGCAGGATGTATCTCCTCGAGAACACTG GAGATTTCGTGCGAGCAAATGGGCTGGAGGAAGGGGACTTCATAGTCATCTATTCGGACGTCAAATGTGGCAAATAC ctgatACGAGGAGTGAAGGTCCGGCAACCCGAGGGGACAAAGCTGGAGGCCCACAAGAGGCCCGAGAAGCCGCAGAGAAACGCCCATGCCAGCTCTTCGCAGAAGAAGTAG